In one Rutidosis leptorrhynchoides isolate AG116_Rl617_1_P2 chromosome 8, CSIRO_AGI_Rlap_v1, whole genome shotgun sequence genomic region, the following are encoded:
- the LOC139863821 gene encoding uncharacterized protein produces the protein MTGSQDGSSGKKTETPDTNSPYYIHASDYPKQMHVNETLNDHNYPDWSQEMLNFFYAKNKVGFIDKSIPKPTPESADYMLWMRCDAMVKGWLTTAMEKEIRSSVKYANTASEIWEDLKERFGKVSAPRAYELKQTLSMTHQDGTSVSVYYTKLRSIWDEIDSILTVPKCICGLCTCNVGKNSVELKEKERLYDFLMGLDDQ, from the coding sequence ATGACAGGAAGCCAAGATGGATCGTCTGGCAAGAAAACCGAAACACCAGATACCAATTCACCCTATTACATTCATGCATCTGATTATCCCAAACAGATGCATGTCAATGAAACCCTTAACGATCACAACTATCCAGATTGGTCGCAAGAGATGTTAAACTTCTTCTACGCCAAAAACAAGGTTGGTTTTATCGACAAATCTATTCCGAAACCCACGCCCGAATCCGCTGACTACATGTTATGGATGAGGTGTGATGCCATGGTTAAAGGCTGGCTAACCACAGCCATGGAGAAAGAAATCAGAAGCTCCGTCAAATATGCTAATACCGCCTCAGAAATTTGGGAAGACTTGAAGGAACGATTCGGAAAAGTAAGTGCTCCTAGAGCATACGAACTAAAACAAACTCTATCAATGACTCACCAAGATGGAACCAGTGTGTCGGTTTATTACACGAAACTACGTTCCATCTGGGATGAGATTGATTCGATCTTGACCGTACCAAAGTGCATATGTGGGCTATGCACGTGTAACGTTGGCAAAAACTCGGTTGAACTGAAGGAAAAGGAACGTCTCTACGATTTCCTCATGGGACTCGATGATCAATGA